In a single window of the Paenibacillus sp. MMS20-IR301 genome:
- a CDS encoding STAS domain-containing protein: protein MSSLSEIVIEMPELFSVEEAGSFRETLRKYIQDGDSSFLLDFGGCQFIDSTGLGVIVSSYKKCVETGGTIRLTRMNGNVRKIFELTRLTHVFEIV from the coding sequence GTGAGTAGCTTGAGCGAGATTGTGATTGAAATGCCGGAGCTTTTCTCAGTGGAGGAGGCCGGCAGTTTCAGAGAAACATTACGTAAATACATCCAGGACGGAGATTCAAGCTTCCTGCTTGACTTCGGCGGCTGCCAGTTCATCGACAGCACCGGGCTTGGAGTTATTGTCAGCTCCTACAAGAAATGCGTGGAGACCGGCGGCACGATCCGGCTGACACGGATGAACGGCAATGTGCGGAAGATTTTTGAGCTGACCCGGTTGACCCATGTGTTTGAAATTGTATAG
- a CDS encoding CBS domain-containing protein: MEISSFLLPKDQVAYITSSITMREALEQLENHYYSAIPIIDGEGKYVGTLSEGDLLWKLKNTAGLTFENMSGVTVSTIQRHVHNESVEIHAQMEDMLTLAADQNFVPVVDGSGIFLGIIRRKDIIEYYTRNITD, from the coding sequence ATGGAAATATCCTCTTTTTTGCTGCCCAAGGATCAGGTGGCGTATATCACGTCCTCCATCACTATGCGGGAGGCGCTGGAACAGCTGGAGAATCATTATTATTCAGCCATTCCGATTATTGACGGAGAAGGAAAGTATGTTGGGACCTTATCGGAGGGCGACCTACTGTGGAAACTGAAGAATACCGCAGGCCTCACTTTTGAGAACATGTCAGGTGTGACCGTAAGCACCATTCAGCGTCATGTGCATAACGAAAGTGTAGAGATACACGCGCAGATGGAGGATATGCTGACCTTGGCCGCGGACCAGAACTTCGTACCGGTAGTGGACGGCAGCGGAATCTTCCTCGGCATTATCCGCCGTAAGGACATCATTGAGTATTACACACGGAATATTACCGATTAA
- a CDS encoding VOC family protein, protein MAIDIYLNFNGNTRQAVEFYAEVFGTEPPHIMTFGEAPSDPSHPLPEEAKNLVMHANLKIAGSTVMFSDVFPGMPFVEGNNVNLTLMDPDIEQIKAWYEKLKEGGTVSMELQKTFWSECYGSLKDKFGIYWQLSHDNGQNG, encoded by the coding sequence ATGGCAATTGATATTTATTTGAATTTCAACGGGAACACCCGGCAGGCGGTGGAGTTCTATGCTGAGGTATTCGGTACGGAGCCTCCGCATATTATGACCTTCGGTGAAGCACCATCCGATCCCTCACATCCTCTGCCGGAAGAAGCCAAGAATCTCGTTATGCATGCCAATCTGAAGATTGCCGGCAGCACTGTAATGTTCTCTGATGTATTTCCCGGTATGCCGTTTGTGGAAGGAAATAATGTCAATCTTACACTGATGGATCCCGACATTGAGCAGATCAAAGCCTGGTATGAGAAGCTTAAGGAAGGCGGCACGGTTAGCATGGAACTGCAAAAAACGTTTTGGAGCGAGTGTTACGGCAGCCTGAAGGATAAATTCGGCATCTATTGGCAGCTTAGCCACGATAACGGCCAGAACGGCTAA
- a CDS encoding C39 family peptidase yields the protein MMLILGWIIVSVLNWLLITTLINCRLMGLPIPALPKKHDPPEHLVTTRNRIDIQTNFECSAYSAAYLMRHYGIQASGEEIYKIMPYKIKSGYVYPKGIITLLKQQGFKATLHTGNIGQLKKEVSKNTPVIVFIKVNKNQNYLHFVPVIGYDEDYLYFAESLNELVNVTSMEYNRKVSISEFKELWNISELKMPLYRNIYITVSSNLKLH from the coding sequence ATGATGTTAATACTGGGCTGGATTATTGTTTCTGTCTTAAATTGGCTGCTGATCACCACTTTGATCAATTGTAGGCTTATGGGTCTGCCAATTCCTGCTCTCCCGAAGAAGCATGATCCGCCGGAGCACCTGGTCACCACCCGCAACCGGATTGATATTCAAACAAACTTTGAATGTTCTGCATATTCGGCAGCTTATCTTATGAGGCACTATGGAATTCAAGCAAGTGGAGAAGAAATCTACAAGATCATGCCCTATAAAATAAAAAGCGGATATGTGTATCCAAAAGGGATTATCACGTTACTGAAGCAGCAAGGCTTTAAAGCCACCCTTCATACAGGTAATATAGGACAGCTGAAAAAGGAGGTTAGTAAAAATACTCCTGTTATTGTATTTATTAAAGTAAATAAAAATCAAAACTACTTACATTTCGTCCCGGTTATTGGATATGATGAAGATTATTTATACTTTGCAGAATCGCTTAATGAGCTCGTTAATGTAACAAGTATGGAATATAACCGCAAAGTATCCATCTCAGAGTTCAAAGAGCTTTGGAACATAAGTGAATTGAAGATGCCATTATACAGAAATATATATATCACCGTTAGTTCAAACCTGAAACTGCACTAA
- a CDS encoding TIM barrel protein: MQELQKFMIGQYGGFDYGKFQKDFKPGFYGIEACSFRSGEDYLNLLKASQQHGFHTGIHFPLRADAAKLRDALFLSQDQDERHAAFGHIQAELEYMAELRPEYVLFHYPKPVILDDRVDWQHWRFSDRREYIFESEITLEEFIRRSEDLFAWLSRKGQEYGFQPVLEFDGLNRYVYGHDFLEQLLSEYPGIKLCLDTARLYLQEKLDPDFDARMLLRKYLKYASLIHLSTVLVNGKVQYSHYPVLPELRPEDGWAPIADYLRIIREENPGVRIMFEHRSDLITAEQLESCYGWVESLLYEG; this comes from the coding sequence GTGCAGGAATTGCAGAAATTTATGATCGGCCAATACGGAGGATTCGATTACGGCAAATTTCAGAAGGATTTCAAACCCGGCTTCTACGGAATCGAAGCCTGTTCCTTCCGCAGCGGTGAGGATTACCTGAATTTGCTTAAAGCTTCACAGCAGCACGGATTTCATACCGGCATCCATTTTCCGCTCAGGGCGGATGCTGCCAAGCTGCGGGATGCCCTCTTCCTGTCGCAAGATCAGGATGAGCGGCACGCCGCCTTCGGACATATTCAAGCAGAGCTGGAATATATGGCTGAGCTTCGTCCTGAGTATGTATTGTTTCATTATCCTAAGCCGGTCATTCTGGATGACCGCGTGGACTGGCAGCACTGGCGGTTTAGCGACCGCCGGGAATATATTTTTGAAAGTGAGATCACGCTCGAAGAATTCATCCGGCGCAGTGAAGACTTATTCGCATGGCTGAGCAGAAAGGGCCAAGAGTACGGTTTCCAGCCTGTTCTCGAGTTCGACGGCCTAAACCGGTATGTTTACGGGCATGATTTTCTCGAACAATTATTAAGTGAATATCCCGGTATTAAGCTGTGTCTGGATACCGCCCGTCTGTATCTGCAAGAGAAGCTGGACCCTGATTTTGATGCGCGGATGCTGCTGAGAAAATACCTCAAGTATGCCTCTCTGATCCATCTGTCCACTGTTCTAGTTAACGGGAAGGTTCAGTATAGCCATTACCCGGTGCTGCCAGAGCTGCGTCCGGAGGACGGCTGGGCCCCTATTGCAGACTATCTGCGCATCATCCGCGAAGAGAACCCTGGAGTAAGGATTATGTTCGAGCACCGCTCCGACCTGATTACTGCTGAACAGCTGGAGAGTTGCTACGGGTGGGTAGAGAGTCTTTTATATGAAGGTTGA
- a CDS encoding winged helix DNA-binding domain-containing protein — MKMTHEMIANQRMLRQRIQQPGSLRPEEVVRRFGAMQAQDYGQAVWAIGLRTPSAGLAEVEQAIAERKLLLTWTLRGTLHFIPPENAKWMLQLCAPRIMRQAAARLNQLALDDKLLERCRKLLYQALKGGRQLERQALLQLLEQQGISTAGQRGYHILWHSAYSGLICFGPRSGKQQTFVLLDEWAADSRELSFSESLAELARLYFTAHGPATVQDFAWWAGLTLTDARAGHEAVRAGLLPAVVDGCEYWQPAEPGTERTAFPGVHLLAGFDEYILGYKDRSAVLDPETAPLIVPGNNGIFLPTLIAGGRAAGTWKRTIKRKGAELFVKPFAPLNTGIREEVQQAAERYAAFLDMPLIKLEYVQ, encoded by the coding sequence ATGAAGATGACCCATGAAATGATTGCTAACCAGCGCATGCTCCGGCAGCGGATTCAGCAGCCCGGCAGCCTTCGGCCTGAGGAGGTCGTCCGGCGCTTTGGAGCTATGCAGGCACAGGATTATGGCCAGGCCGTCTGGGCAATCGGCCTGCGGACACCGTCAGCGGGGCTCGCTGAGGTCGAGCAGGCCATAGCAGAGCGCAAGCTGCTGCTGACCTGGACGCTGCGCGGCACACTGCATTTCATCCCGCCGGAGAATGCGAAGTGGATGCTACAGCTCTGTGCTCCGCGGATTATGCGCCAGGCTGCAGCGCGGCTGAATCAGCTCGCGCTTGATGATAAGCTCTTAGAGCGCTGCCGGAAGCTGTTATACCAGGCGCTGAAGGGCGGCCGGCAGCTGGAGCGCCAGGCTCTGCTGCAGCTGCTGGAACAGCAGGGCATCAGCACCGCCGGCCAGCGCGGCTATCATATCCTGTGGCACAGCGCGTACAGCGGGCTCATCTGCTTCGGTCCGCGCAGCGGCAAGCAGCAGACATTCGTGCTGCTGGATGAATGGGCAGCAGATTCACGCGAGTTATCCTTCAGCGAGTCGCTGGCAGAACTCGCCCGGCTGTATTTCACGGCACACGGGCCTGCGACCGTGCAGGATTTCGCCTGGTGGGCAGGGCTAACGCTCACGGATGCCCGTGCGGGGCATGAGGCGGTAAGAGCCGGCCTGCTGCCGGCAGTTGTTGACGGCTGTGAATACTGGCAGCCTGCTGAGCCTGGCACAGAGCGGACTGCCTTCCCCGGCGTTCACCTGCTGGCCGGATTCGACGAGTATATCCTCGGGTACAAAGACCGCAGTGCAGTCCTGGACCCGGAGACGGCACCGCTGATTGTTCCCGGTAATAACGGCATCTTTCTGCCGACGCTGATTGCCGGCGGCCGGGCAGCCGGAACCTGGAAGCGGACCATTAAGCGCAAGGGCGCCGAGCTGTTCGTTAAGCCGTTCGCACCGCTGAATACCGGCATCCGGGAAGAGGTGCAGCAGGCGGCTGAACGTTACGCTGCCTTCCTGGACATGCCCTTAATCAAGCTTGAATATGTACAGTAA
- a CDS encoding heme-degrading domain-containing protein, with protein MEDYSLLLEQILQQEQELQFDTFSNGTAIQVGSAILARAQNMGKLITIDIRMNGTVLFHAKMDNNGPGNDHWINRKINAVNHFGHCSYYVHVLLKSRNTTLQESAFVDPLEYAAEGGCFPLQLRSAGTVGTISVSGLAGEEDHEMIVAVLKQILKQEAR; from the coding sequence TTGGAAGACTATTCATTGCTGCTGGAACAGATCCTGCAGCAGGAGCAGGAATTGCAGTTTGACACATTCAGTAACGGAACCGCTATTCAAGTGGGCAGTGCAATACTGGCCAGGGCGCAGAATATGGGGAAGTTGATTACCATTGATATCCGCATGAACGGAACGGTGCTGTTCCATGCCAAGATGGATAACAACGGCCCCGGCAATGATCACTGGATCAACCGCAAGATCAATGCGGTGAACCATTTCGGCCATTGCTCTTATTATGTTCATGTGCTGCTTAAATCCAGGAATACTACCCTGCAGGAAAGCGCCTTTGTGGATCCGCTGGAATATGCAGCGGAAGGCGGTTGTTTCCCGCTTCAGCTGCGGAGTGCCGGAACGGTGGGGACAATCTCTGTATCCGGACTTGCCGGAGAAGAGGATCATGAGATGATTGTGGCTGTGCTGAAGCAGATCCTTAAGCAGGAAGCCCGATAG
- a CDS encoding GNAT family N-acetyltransferase, translating into MTMIRQLMPGEAKSITPMIREAFDVHISVNYSAQGVIEFYKYIDVAAINKRMQEDHEIFVAASAEGLSGIVELRSNNHISLLFVRNEHKGTGIGRILLQHAVERMKAEGITQITVNSSPNSVGFYASQGFVPVGEEQEVQGIRSLRMLLDLGPEG; encoded by the coding sequence ATGACAATGATCAGACAGCTGATGCCAGGTGAGGCAAAGAGTATTACACCCATGATCCGCGAGGCATTTGACGTACATATATCCGTTAATTATTCAGCGCAGGGTGTCATAGAATTCTATAAGTATATTGATGTCGCTGCTATCAATAAGCGCATGCAGGAGGATCATGAAATATTCGTCGCTGCATCGGCAGAGGGGCTCTCAGGTATTGTCGAGCTGCGCAGCAACAACCATATCTCGCTGCTCTTTGTAAGAAACGAGCATAAAGGAACAGGGATTGGCAGAATTCTGCTGCAGCATGCAGTTGAACGGATGAAGGCAGAGGGAATTACGCAGATTACGGTTAATTCATCGCCGAATTCTGTAGGCTTCTATGCCTCGCAAGGCTTCGTGCCGGTTGGCGAAGAACAGGAAGTGCAGGGGATCCGTTCCTTAAGAATGCTGCTGGATCTGGGACCCGAGGGATAA
- a CDS encoding small-conductance mechanosensitive channel produces MTTWKKTLFLIITFVLIFALPLFGSLAKWKGLPPGYGEFPAQKVEADPGFSLLYFSLACIVALVITLVLVFPRLFGFRKTAEEPPGQAAPQRDAASYPVWFWWSLPVLALSWFLMWARVKLFISLEYYTFVPLWWSFILILDGIVYKRNNGASIISRKPKVMQLLAVVSCFSWFAFEYLNFFVLENWYYPNSQVFSNFGNVFWFSLSYTTVLPAIFEWYLLLKTFRLFRTRYSNGPKLKVSTAFLVIYYVLGLILAFGMGYYPYLLFWVLWVALVPLLSAAMALAGYWTPFTPIKDGDWSKVILIGLATVFNGFFWEFWNFGSEWFHGDAPTNPNYWKYSVPYLDKFHIFSEMPVLGYFGYLFFGLNCWIIWLIAAYVFKFDADFEVLKVE; encoded by the coding sequence ATGACAACCTGGAAGAAGACCTTATTTCTGATTATTACCTTTGTTCTGATCTTTGCGCTGCCCTTGTTCGGGAGCCTGGCGAAATGGAAAGGCCTGCCGCCCGGTTACGGTGAATTTCCTGCACAGAAGGTTGAAGCAGACCCTGGATTCAGCCTGCTGTATTTCTCGCTTGCCTGTATTGTAGCGCTGGTCATTACACTGGTTCTGGTATTTCCCCGCCTGTTCGGCTTCAGGAAGACTGCTGAGGAGCCGCCGGGGCAGGCTGCCCCGCAGAGGGATGCAGCTTCATATCCTGTCTGGTTCTGGTGGAGCCTGCCGGTGCTTGCACTTAGCTGGTTTTTGATGTGGGCGCGGGTGAAGCTGTTCATTTCCCTGGAGTATTATACATTTGTTCCGTTATGGTGGTCATTTATCCTGATTCTGGACGGTATTGTATACAAAAGAAATAACGGGGCGTCCATCATATCGCGTAAGCCTAAGGTAATGCAGCTGCTGGCAGTCGTGTCATGCTTCAGCTGGTTTGCTTTTGAATATCTGAACTTCTTCGTGCTTGAGAACTGGTATTATCCCAACAGTCAGGTGTTCTCCAATTTCGGTAATGTGTTCTGGTTCTCTTTATCGTACACCACGGTGCTACCGGCCATCTTCGAATGGTATCTGCTTCTGAAGACCTTCCGCCTGTTCCGCACACGGTACAGTAATGGGCCCAAACTTAAGGTGTCAACAGCCTTCCTGGTTATTTATTATGTGCTGGGGCTGATATTAGCCTTCGGAATGGGTTATTATCCTTATCTGCTGTTTTGGGTGCTATGGGTTGCGCTGGTGCCGCTGCTGTCTGCCGCGATGGCGCTGGCCGGCTACTGGACGCCTTTTACGCCGATCAAGGACGGGGACTGGTCCAAGGTCATTCTTATTGGTCTGGCAACAGTCTTCAACGGCTTCTTCTGGGAATTCTGGAATTTCGGCAGTGAGTGGTTCCACGGGGATGCTCCAACCAATCCGAATTACTGGAAGTATTCTGTGCCTTATCTGGACAAGTTTCATATTTTCTCCGAAATGCCGGTGCTTGGTTACTTCGGTTATTTATTCTTTGGGCTGAACTGCTGGATTATTTGGCTGATTGCCGCATATGTGTTTAAATTTGACGCTGATTTTGAAGTGCTAAAGGTGGAGTAG